A genomic stretch from Helianthus annuus cultivar XRQ/B chromosome 1, HanXRQr2.0-SUNRISE, whole genome shotgun sequence includes:
- the LOC110875364 gene encoding alpha carbonic anhydrase 7: MDSKSLRFAPIMIVLFIILCVPYAISQEVDDEHEFTYDVDSPNGPDHWGEIHPEWSMCNQGDLQSPIDLTHKRVQTTSSLGRLDRDYKYANATLINRGHDMMLRWAGGAGHITINGTEYQLNQLHWHTPTEHTVNGRRYNLELHLVHQSTDAKIAVVGIMYKIGRPDSTLSLMEPYFKALASTKGVEMSVGIVDPREIKIGSRKYYRYIGSLTTPPCYQNVIWTIVKKVRTVSREQLHSIHGAVHDDAEANSRPIQPLNSRWIKLYRPDDQPNK; encoded by the exons ATGGATAGCAAAAGCTTACGATTTGCTCCAATCATGATAgttcttttcatcatcttgtgtGTACCTTATGCTATATCTCAAGAAGTTG ATGATGAACATGAGTTCACATATGATGTGGATAGTCCCAACGGGCCGGATCATTGGGGAGAGATCCATCCAGAGTGGAGCATGTGTAATCAAGGAGACTTGCAGTCACCAATTGATCTCACACATAAAAGAGTCCAAACAACTTCAAGTCTTGGAAGACTAGATAGAGATTATAAATATGCAAACGCGACCCTTATTAACCGAGGTCATGATATGATG TTGAGATGGGCCGGGGGAGCAGGACATATTACCATAAATGGAACCGAGTATCAGCTTAATCAGCTTCATTGGCACACCCCTACCGAGCATACCGTCAATGGCCGAAG ATACAATCTGGAGCTACATTTGGTTCATCAAAGTACAGATGCAAAAATTGCAGTGGTTGGGATAATGTACAAAATTGGTCGTCCTGATTCAACTTTATCATTG ATGGAACCATATTTTAAAGCATTGGCTTCTACAAAAGGAGTCGAGATGAGCGTAGGAATTGTTGATCCACGAGAAATTAAAATTGGGAGCAGAAAATATTATCGATATATTGGCTCACTTACAACTCCTCCATGCTATCAAAATGTTATTTGGACGATTGTTAAAAAG GTGAGAACAGTTTCTCGAGAACAACTACATTCAATCCACGGAGCTGTCCATGAT GATGCGGAAGCTAATTCAAGGCCAATTCAACCTTTGAATAGCCGTTGGATAAAGCTTTATCGGCCCGATGATCAACCAAATAAATAA